The following nucleotide sequence is from Penicillium digitatum chromosome 5, complete sequence.
TAGTCCTACTTACGCTGCGGCCGTCCTCGCACAGCATTGCGTCCGAATGGCTAGATGGTCTGCTGATGCTCCTCAATCAGCAGCCCATCACCGCAGAGACAAGCAAGTTGATTGACCTGGTCAGTAATTATGGGTTGAAAATTCGACTGCTTAATGTACGGTTTGACGATGCCACTTTCGCCGGTGAGGCTCCCCAGGTCCCTGCGAGAGATGGCTTGGATGACGATTATTACTATGATGTGTTTGGAGGCGCATAGGAACTCCCTAcagctttcttttctcttttctcttttctcttttctcttttctcttttctgttTTGGTTATTTTGGGAGGAAAGGGAGGGGATTTTGGTTTCTTCAAGCTCTGCCGACTCAGATTCTGGTCAATATACCCGGTGTGCGATTTGTCTTATGAATGTCAATGTTCTAATATATAAAATCTAATGAGCAATCACATCTATATTTCTTCATCTGATATCTACACATTGGTACAAATCTGGCAAATGGCCCACCGCTTGGCGTCATAGGCTTATCGGACGCGTATCTCACCTTTCTCCGGGTTTTTGACCACGCTCATCATGGACGGTCGTCCTCCTAAACGACACTGCAAATCTAACGATTCAAAGCAAGAGCCAAGAACTAAATCAACTCGAAAAATCACCCCGGTCATCATCTCAGATAGCTCCAGTCCCATTGAACAAACTGAACCCTTCGCCCTCTCCTCACGTCCAAAACCTTCCTCCTCGCGAGGCACAACACCGCCAGCCCGGCTCCCACCGTCCTCACCTTCTCCAAATAAAAAGACGAAATTCTCCCCAAATCTAGACTCAAAATCCGAGTCCCTGCACAGCTTCTTCCAACCCGCAACAGAGGGACAGCGATGGGCACCACCACAAAAGACGGAGAAGCAATCCCTCCCGCCGGTCAGGGAAACCGTCGACGCGGACCTAATTGAGGACGATTACGACTCCTACGATGAAATCTTCACACTGCATCTAGCTAATGAGCGAGTGGCAACCCATCCGACGGCCGTGAGCACCAGCCAGATGTGTCAGCCCGCGCCAAAACTAAGGCCAATGGCCTCAGCTAAACCCCCGCGGAAGACGACAAAACGATTCCTTCTATCTACAGACCCTAAAAATAGCATAACGAAGGGGCCATTGGCTGCACAAACTGTTGGTGAATCGGACTGTCGACCATGGGCCCAACGGTTCGCTCCGGCCAACCTGAGCGAATTAGCCGTTCATAAGAAAAAAGTCTCGGATGTACAGCATTGGCTGGAAGATGCTTTTGCTGGGAGGCGCTTTGAGGTGAGTTTTGATCAGCCGAGGATAGTTAGGGGTTGAGGTTGATTATGATTCTGACGACATGCAGAGGCTACTCGTCCTACGGGGTCCGGCAGGTAGTGGGAAAACGACCACTGTGTCCCTGCTCTCCGAGTCAATGGGTTACGACATTGTTGAGTGGAAGAACCCCCCTGCTTCACAATTTGGAGCTCACGATTATCAACCCATGAGTGCACACTTTGAAGAGTTTCTTGGGCGGGGTGATAAATTTGGAGGGCTTGACCTCGAAAATGCCAGCGAGTTCGATCCCCAGCAAGATAAGAAACCTCGGGACCACCGGATACTTCTCATAGAAGAGTTTCCAACTGTGATTGGCCGGGCATCTTCCACCCTCACGGCGTTTCGGGCGTCTCTGCAGCGATATTTGGCTGCCTCCGCGAATGATCATGCCCGGGGCAGTTATGGAATGCATCACCCGCCGGTCGTGATAATCGTGTCGGAGACGTTGTTGGGATCTGCATCCTCGATTTCAGATAACCTGACAGTTCACCGGTTGCTGGGGCCCACGATCTACAATCACCCCGGGACAACGATATTAGATTTCAATAGCATTGCGCCCACTTTTATGCACAAGGCATTACGATCCATTTTGGACAGAGAGGCACAGAACTCCAGGCGTGTTCATATCCCTGGGCCAGGTGTTATAGACAGCATCTCTGACATTGGCGATATCCGCAGCGCTATCTCCTCTCTCGAGTTCATTTGTCTCAAGGGGGACGACACGGGGAGATGGGGAGGTAGCGTGGCCAAAACAAAGAAGGGTAGAGGCGAGGTTCGCTTGACAGCGATGGAGAAAGAGTCTCTCAAGATGATAACTCAGAGAGAAGCGAGTCTGGGCATGTTCCACGCCGTTGGAAAGATCGTTTACAATAAACGCATGGACCCGAGTCTGATCGAGGGCGATGCCGAGATCCTTCCGCCGCCACCGGAATATCTGCGCCATTATGCCCGACCAAAAGCTTCGCAGGTATTGGTCAATGATTTGGTCGATGAGACCGGCACCGACATATCAACGTTCATCAGTGCTCTCCATGAGAACTACATCCCATCATGTGATGGGGATAATTTCACCGACTGCCTCAACGACTGCATAGACGCACTTTCGGATGGCGATATCCTCAGCGCCGACCGCCGATCAGGGCAAGGGGGACGGGCCGGAATAGGAACTGGAATCGCATCAATTGGCAGCGGCGTCGATGTGCTCCGGCAAGAGGAAATGAGTTTCCAAGTTGCGGCGCGTGGTCTTCTTTTTGCCCTTCCACACCCGGTCAAGAGACGGGTTGGCCCTGGAACTGGACGAAGCCGCGCGGGTGATGCCTACAAGATGTTCTACCCGGCATCCTTACGATTGTGGAGAGAGGCCGAGGAAATCGATGGACTGATCGATTCATGGATGAACCGATCACTCGATCCTTTTCGACACCAGCATCTTTCTCGAAATGGCTCTGACCTCAAGGGCGTCAGTTCCTGGAAAAGTCTCCAGGTGGGAAGGTCGGCATCAGCCAACTCAGGGAAGAAAGACACCGCTCCGAGTGTGATCACGATGATGCCCCGGCATGATCTACTGCTTCATCAATTACCCTATTTGGCTGCAATCCGGCGTCAGGACCCGGATTGTTGGCAGTTGGATAAGATCACCAGCATTCAGGCCAACGAGAATCTTCGTAATGATGAAATggatgacatggaggagtCTCCGGCACAGTCGTGGATGAAACAACCCAGCAGAAATGCTTCTAAATCTCAACTgcccgaagaggaagagaaattgATTCTTAGTGACGATGACATTGTTGATTGAATGTGATATTGCTACCTCTCATATATGCCATAGTAAATAAACTATTTGATATAAAGACATACAATATGCTCGTAGATATCTCGTAATCCACTTTCTTATCTACAGCCCCagctttctttcttttaaCCACCTTGCCACTTCATAGCCCTTGGAAATTTCTAAAGGTAAGTCATTTCATCTTCATAATTCTTTTCTAGGTCCACTCATACTCAAATAGAATGCTCAATGATTACGAGTCCTCGAAACGAGGACACGATAACTCCTACCTGATCAATCGCTCTCGAGTCTCGGCTGTGAGCACAAAGGAAAACGCGAACCTCGCTTCGACCCCCACTTCTCGATCTCAAATATCTGAGGACAGGCTTGACTATATCCAATTAGAGAAAGATGTCCCAGTCCTCGTTGCTGCCGTCGCCCAAGCGGCGGTGCCTAGTTGGACAAGCATGATTCTCATGGTCTCTCTTATATTCGGAGGCTGCTGTGCCAATGTGGGTGTCAAGAGAACATCCAATGCTGCTATAGGGGTAATACAGGACTGATCTTGTATATAGGTCTTTGCGCTAGAGGCGATTATCAAGTGAGTCAACATGCCAGGTCAATCTACACACAACGCTAATCTCACATCTTCAGAGAACAGCCCACTGCGGGTAAGCACGACAACCAAAACCAATGAAAACAACCACATCAAATATTCTAACAAACACCGTTCCTCGCTCA
It contains:
- a CDS encoding Cell cycle checkpoint protein Rad17, putative; translated protein: MDGRPPKRHCKSNDSKQEPRTKSTRKITPVIISDSSSPIEQTEPFALSSRPKPSSSRGTTPPARLPPSSPSPNKKTKFSPNLDSKSESLHSFFQPATEGQRWAPPQKTEKQSLPPVRETVDADLIEDDYDSYDEIFTLHLANERVATHPTAVSTSQMCQPAPKLRPMASAKPPRKTTKRFLLSTDPKNSITKGPLAAQTVGESDCRPWAQRFAPANLSELAVHKKKVSDVQHWLEDAFAGRRFERLLVLRGPAGSGKTTTVSLLSESMGYDIVEWKNPPASQFGAHDYQPMSAHFEEFLGRGDKFGGLDLENASEFDPQQDKKPRDHRILLIEEFPTVIGRASSTLTAFRASLQRYLAASANDHARGSYGMHHPPVVIIVSETLLGSASSISDNLTVHRLLGPTIYNHPGTTILDFNSIAPTFMHKALRSILDREAQNSRRVHIPGPGVIDSISDIGDIRSAISSLEFICLKGDDTGRWGGSVAKTKKGRGEVRLTAMEKESLKMITQREASLGMFHAVGKIVYNKRMDPSLIEGDAEILPPPPEYLRHYARPKASQVLVNDLVDETGTDISTFISALHENYIPSCDGDNFTDCLNDCIDALSDGDILSADRRSGQGGRAGIGTGIASIGSGVDVLRQEEMSFQVAARGLLFALPHPVKRRVGPGTGRSRAGDAYKMFYPASLRLWREAEEIDGLIDSWMNRSLDPFRHQHLSRNGSDLKGVSSWKSLQVGRSASANSGKKDTAPSVITMMPRHDLLLHQLPYLAAIRRQDPDCWQLDKITSIQANENLRNDEMDDMEESPAQSWMKQPSRNASKSQLPEEEEKLILSDDDIPLEISKECSMITSPRNEDTITPT